Sequence from the Enhydrobacter sp. genome:
GTGGCTGAGGTCGCGATGCGCGCCGGCATGACGGGCAAGTGGCTCGTCTCGCGCGAGCAGGGCGCCTCCGAGGTGAGCGTGCTGTCGAACGTGGTCGAGCCGGGCGCCGCGGCGCCGAGGCACCTCCATGCCTACGAGGAGGTCATTCTCGTCGAGGCAGGCGAGATCTGGGTCGAGACGGGTGGGACGAGAAAGACCGCTGCCGCGGGCCAAGTCGTGATCATTCCGCCCAATGCACCGCACGCCTGGGGCTCGTCGGGACCGGTGCCGGCGCGCCTGCTGTTCATCTGGCCCGGGCTGGACCCCTTCGCGCCCGGGAAGAGCAGGTACCTCGAAGGCGAGCCGCCCGTCGTCGGTTAGGGCCGGGTCACCGCCCCAGGACGTTCGCTGCGGCCGCGACCAACCGTCGAGTGTCGTCGTCCGGTGAAAGTTCACGCGCGATCTGGCTCTGGAACGGCGTCATCGGTCGCTTTGACTATCCGGGTAGGTCGCCAGACGCGGGCTACGGCTCCTTGTTGCTCGTTGCGCGGCCAGGCGGTTCGAGCAGGCACTTGGCGACGTACTTGTCGACGCCGACCGCGAGCTTATCGAGCGAGTCGTGGAAAAAGTGATTGGCGCCCTTGACCGTCTGCGCCTCGATCGTGATGCCTTTCTGTCGCGACAACAACGCAACGAGCTTTTGGATATCGACCAGCGGCACGACCTCGTCCTTCTCCGCGCCGACGATCAGGCCGGAGGACGGGCAAGGGGCAAGGAAGCCGAAATCGTAGGAATTGGCCGGCGGCGCCACCGAGATGAAACAATCGATCTCCGGCCGGCGCATCAGCAGTTGCATGCCGATCCAGGCGCCGAACGAGTAGCCGGCGATCCAGCACGACTTGGCGTCGGCGTTCATGGTCTGCAGCCAGTCGAGCGCCGCTGCGGCGTCCGACAGTTCGCCCATGCCGTTGTCGAAGCGGCCTTGGCTGCGGCCGACGCCGCGCGTGTTGAAGCGCAGCACCGAGAAGCCGCGATTGACGAACACATGGAACAGCGAGAACACGACCTTGTGGTTCATCGTCCCGCCATATTGCGGATGCGGATGAAGGATCAGGGCGATCGGGGCGTGCTCTTCCTGGCTCTGGTGATAGCGGCCCTCCAGGCGACCCTCGGGGCCGGTGAACATCACGTCAGGCATGGAAGCGATCTTAACCCACAGAATTCTTTAGAAAATTTGATTCTTGACCGAAGCACTCGGGTTTATTAAACCCGACCGCGCGAGTTGGTCTTTTCGTGATCCCCGCTCGGGGGTGGGGAATATCGTTAGTGGCGCCTGAGTTTCAAGAGTTTTCGGGCGTTGCAACGCGGCTGCCGGGTAGTCCGGCGTGAGGAGGATGCTGTGAAGCTCAGCACCAAGGGACGTTACGCCGTCATGGCGATGGTCGATCTGGCGCGGCATGCGCAGGCGAAACCGGTGTCGTTGTCCGACATCGCCACCCGGCAGGAGATTTCTCTCTCGTATCTCGAGCAGCTGTTCGCCCGCCTGCGGCGGGCCGGTCTGGTGAAGAGCGTGCGCGGCCCGGGTGGCGGCTATCGTCTGGCGCGAGGCTCGACCGAGACGCGGGTGTCGGAGATCATCCTGGCGGTCGACGAGCCGATCAGCGCCACGCGCTGCACCGAGATGGGCGCGCCGGGCTGCCGCACCGACCGCAGCAAGTGCCTGACCCACGATCTGTGGGAAGAGTTGGGCAACCAGATTCATACCTTCCTGAGCTCCGTCACCCTGCACGACGTGCTCGAGCGCCGGCTTGCCACGCGCATCGTCGAGGCGCCGTTGACACCGGCCAACTCGGATTCGATGGCCGCCGCCAGCTGAGTGGAGTTCGTCTGATGGCCGCCGCGTCAGCGTACCTGGATCACAATGCCACCAGCCCTCTGCGGCCGGCGGCGTTCGACGCCATGGTCGAGGCGTTGCGCGCATCGGGCAATCCCTCCTCGGTACATCGTGTCGGCCGCTCTGCGCGGGCGCGGCTCGACCGTGCGCGGCGTCAAGTCGCCGATCTGGTCGGCGCCTTGCCGGCGGAGGTCGTGTTCACCTCGGGCGGCACGGAGGCCAACAATCTGGTGTTGGCGGGCTGCGGCCGTCGCCGTTTGCTGGTCTCGGCAGTGGAGCACGACAGCGTGCTGAAGGCCGCGGTCGGCGCCGAGATCTTGCCGGTCGACGGCGAAGGCCGCATCGACCTCGGCCAGTTGGAGCAGCGGCTGACGCCGTCGCGCGAGCCGGCGCTGGTTTCGGTCATGTTCGCCAACAACGAGACTGGCGTGTTGCAGCCGATCGCCGAGGTGGTGCGTCTGGCACGCTCCGTCGGGGCGCTCGTCCATTGCGACGCCGTGCAGGGCGCCGGCAAGGTTGCCGTCGACCTGCATGGTCTCGGTGTCGACTATCTCACGCTGTCGGCGCACAAGCTCGGCGGACCGGCGGGCGTCGGTGCCCTCGTCGTGCGCGATGGTGCTCCGTTGATGCCGGATCGCATCGGCGGCGGCCAGGAATCCAATCGCCGCGCCGGCACCGAGAACGTCGCCGGCATCGTCGGTTTCGGCGCCGCGACGGTCGAGGCGAAGGCCGGCCTCGCCACGGAAGGACTGCGCGATCATATGGAAGGCGCGCTGCTGGATCTCGCGCCAGGGGCGTATGTGTTCGGGGCGGGAGCCGTTCGTCTGCCCAACACGACCTGCGTGTCGATGCCCGGAGTGAGGGCGGAGACCCAAGTGATGGCACTCGATCTCGCCGGCGTATGTGTCAGTGCCGGCGCGGCCTGTTCGTCGGGCAAGGTGACGCGTTCGGCGGTGCTGTTGGCGATGGGCGTCGCCCCGGCGATCGCCGAAACGGCGGTACGAATCAGCCTCGGCTGGAACAGCCAAGCATCGGACATCGAACGCTTGATCGCGGCGTGGCGGGACCTATATATCCGAGTGGGTCAGTCGGAAATCGGGAAAGCCCGAGCTGCATAGGGATTTCAAGGGGTTAGCATGAGCGCTTTCACACAGATCCGGCGCAACGACCAGCCGATCTATCTGGACTACCAGGCCACCACGCCGATGGACCCCCGCGTGCTGGAAGCGATGATGCCGTATTTCACCCACAAGTTCGGCAATCCCCATTCGCGCAGCCATTCTTACGGCTGGGAAGCCGAGGAAGGGGTAGAGAAGGCGCGTGGCCAGGTCGCCAAGCTGATCGGTGCCGACGAAAAGGAAGTGATCTTCACCTCGGGCGCCACCGAATCGAACAACCTCGCCATTCGCGGCGTCGCGGAGTTCTACAAGGACCGCAAGAACCACGTCGTCACTACTGTGACCGAGCACAAGTGCGTGCTCGACACCTGCCGCCACCTTGAGCAGAGCGGCTTCGAGGTGACGTATCTGCCGGTGCAGAAGAACGGCCTCGTCGATCTCGACCAACTGCGCGCCGCCATCACCGACAATACGGTGGTGGTGTCGATCATGGCGGTGAACAACGAGATCGGCGTCATCCAGCCGCTCGCCGAGATTGGCAAGATCTGTCGCGAGAAGAAGACGTTCTTCCACACCGATGCGGCACAGGCGGCCGGCAAGATCGCGCTCGACGTCGAGGCCATGAACATCGACCTGTTGAGCATCTCCGGCCACAAGATCTACGGTCCCAAGGGCATCGGCGCCCTCTACGTCCGTCGCAAGCCGCGCGTGCGGCTGGTGCCGTTGATCGTCGGCGGCGGTCAGGAACGCGGATTTCGCTCGGGCACCCTTCCCGCACCGCTTTGCGTCGGGTTGGGCGAGGCCGCGGAGATCTGCCTGAGGGAGATGGATTCCGAGGCCAGGCGGCTGAAAAAGCTGCAGGAGAGGATGCTCGAGGGCCTGCGCGACAAGCTGCCGGAAATCTACGTCAACGGCGACTTGGAACAGCGCATTCCCGGCAACCTCAACATCAGCTTCGCCTATGTCGAGGGCGAGTCGCTGATGATGGGCATAAAGGGCCTGTCGGTGTCATCCGGATCGGCCTGCACCTCGGCCTCGCTCGAGCCGAGCTACGTGCTGCGCGCGCTAGGCGTCGACGAGGAGCTCGCGCACACGTCGTTGCGCATCGGGCTTGGCCGCTTCACGACGGAGCAGGAGGTCGACGCCGCCATCGACGAGCTGGTGCGTCACGTAACGCGCCTGCGCCAGATGAGCCCGCTCTGGGAAATGGCCCAGGAGGGCATCGACCTGAAGTCAATCGAATGGGCCGCGCACTGACGCGGTCTTTGGGGACATCGAGGAGAGTGTCATGGCCTACAGCGAGAAGCTGATCGATCACTACGAGAACCCACGCAACATCGGGTCGCTCGACAAGAGCGCCGAGGATGTCGGTACCGGCCTGGTCGGTGCGCCGGCCTGTGGCGACGTCATGAAGCTGCAGATCAAGGTCGGCCCGGACGGGCTGATCGAGGATGCCAAGTTCAAGACCTTCGGTTGCGGCTCGGCGATCGCCTCGTCGTCGCTCGTCACCGAATGGGTGAAGGGCAAGACGGTGGACGAGGCCGAGACGATCAAGAACACCGATATCGCCCGGCACCTCGCGCTGCCGCCGGTGAAGATCCACTGTTCGGTGCTGGCCGAGGACGCGATCAAGGCGGCGATCGCCGACTACCGCGCCAAGCTGGCGAAGAAGGACGAGAGCCTGCCGCAGCGCATGCATGAGACGCCGGCCGCGGAGTAACGACGTATGAGCACGCCCGTCACCACGGAAGCCGTCAAGCCCGCCGCGGCACTGCGTCCGCGCCGTCCGCGGCCGCAGGTCATGACCGTGACTCCCCAGGCGGTCGAGCGCGTCAAGGCGCTGATCGATGGGCGCGGCAAGCCGACGGCCGGCATCAGGATCGGCGTGCGCACCAAGGGTTGCTCGGGCCTGTCCTACACGCTGGAATTCGCCGACAAGCAGGAGCCGATGGACGAGATCGTCGAGGCCGAGGGCGTGAAGCTGCTGATCGACCCGAAGGCATCGCTGTTCCTGATCGGCACGGTGATGGACTACGAGGAAGAGAAGCTGAAATCGGGGTTCGTGTTCAAGAACCCCAACGAGAAGGGCCGCTGCGGTTGCGGCGAATCCTTCCACGTCTGACCTGCGTTCGGTCGCCATGGATCATTTCGCGCGGCTGGGACTGCCGGCGGCGTTGGACCTCGATGCGACGGCCCTCGACCGGGCCTACTTTGCCGCCCAGCGCAAATGGCATCCCGATCGGTTCGCGGCGCGCCCACCCGAGGAGCGCGCACGGGCGTCGATCGAGGCAGCCGCCCTGAACGACGCCTACCGCACGCTCAAGGACCCGCTCGCCCGCGCCGTCTATCTGGCGCAACTGAGAGGTGTCGAGTTGCCCGGCGACGGCAAGACGATCGACGATCCGGAGCTTCTCATGGAAGCCATGGAGGCGCGCGAGGCGTTGCAGGACGCGATGACGAGCGAGGCGGTCGAAGCACTCGCGGCCGGGGTACGCGACGACATGCGCCGTGCGCTCGACGGGCTTGGCGGCTTGTTCTCGGCAAACGACGGGGTCGCCATCAAAAAGGCGCTGCTTCGACTGCGTTACCTCGACAAGTTCGCCGACGAGGCGCGCGCGCGCCGCACGAACCTGGAGCAGGCGAGGACATGACGCTGCTGGAAATCCACGAGCCAGGCGAAACGCCACTGCCCCATGCCGGCGAAGGCTCGCTGGCGGTCGGCATCGATCTCGGTACGACCAACTCCGTTGTCGCCATCGCACGCGAGGGTAAGCCTGCCACCCTGCACGACGAGACCGGCAAGGCGCTGGTGCCCTCGGTCGTCGCCTGGCCCGCGGCCGGCGGCGTTCTGGTCGGCGATGCGGCGCGCCTGTTGATGGTGCGTGAGCCGAAGAACGCCGTCGCGTCGATCAAGGGCCTGATGGGCCGCGGCGCGGGCGACCTGCACGCCGTCGCGGGCGTGCTGCCCTACGAGATCGAACCCGGCACCGGCGAGATCGACATGGTCAAGCTCCGGATCGGCGGCAAGGCGCGCTCGCCGGTCGAGATCTCCGCCGAGATCCTCAAGGCCTTGCGCCATCGCGCCGAGGCCGCACTGGACAAGAAGATCGAACGCGCCGTCATCACCGTGCCGGCCTATTTCGACGATGCCGCGCGCACCGCCACGCGCGACGCCGCACGCGTCGCCGGGCTCGAGGTGCTGCGGCTGGTCAACGAGCCGACCGCGGCGGCGCTGGCCTACGGCCTCGACAAGGGCGCGGAGGGTCTCTACGCGGTCTACGATCTGGGCGGCGGCACCTTCGACTTCTCCCTGCTGCGGCTGGAGAAGGGCGTGTTTCAGGTCCTGGCGACCGGTGGCGACACCGCCCTGGGCGGCGACGATTTCGACCGCGCCATCGCCGAACGCATGCTGGAGGAGCGCAGGCGCGACGGCATCGGCGACCGGGTGGACGAAGGTGCGGTGAAGGCTGCACTGGCGCTCGCGCGCACGATGAAGGAGCAGCTTTCCGACCGCGACCAGACATCGGGCCGGCTGGAGCTCGCCGGTATGCCGTCGTTCCACGCGCTGTCGCGCACCGAGTTCGAGGCGATGATCGGCCGATATGTGACGAAGACGCTCGACATCGCGCGCCACGTGCTGGCCGACGCCGACATGAAGCCCGCCGACGTGCAGGGCGTGGTGTTGGTCGGCGGCTCGACGCGCGTGCCGCTGGTGCGCGCGCGGGTCGCCGAGATGATCGGCAGGCCGCCGCTCGTCGACATCGACCCCGACGAGGTCGTGGCTCTCGGCGCGGCGTTGCAGGCGGAGGCGCTGACCGGCGGTTCGGACACGCTGCTGCTCGATGTGGCACCGCTGTCGCTCGGCCTCGAGACCATGGGCGGGCTGGTCGAGAAGGTCGTGCCGCGCAACACACCGATCCCGGTCCAGATCGCCCAGGAGTTCACCACATACCAGGACGGCCAGACGGCGATGGCCATCCACGTCGTGCAGGGCGAGCGCGAGATGGTCGACGATTGCCGCAGCTTGGCGCGGTTCGAGCTGCACGGCATCCCGCCGATGGCGGCCGGCGCCGCCCGCATCCGCGTTGCCTTCGCCGTCGATGCCGACGGCCTGCTGACCGTTTCGGCCGACGAGAAAACCACCGGGGTCGCCCAGCGCATCGAGGTCAAGCCGTCCTACGGGCTGAGCCACGACGACATGGCCGACATGCTCTACGACAGCCTCGAGTACGCCGAGGAGGACATCGCCCGCCGCCTGCTCACCGAGGCGCGAGTCGAAGGGCGGCGCAACCTGCTTGCGCTCGATGCCGCGCTTCAACGGGATGGAGAGTTGCTGTCGGTCGACGAACGCCTTGAACTGGATCGAGCGCGGGCACGGCTTGAGGAGGCAAGCAACGGCGATGATCGCGACGCCATCAACGCCGCTGCCGAGGCCCTCGAGGCGCTCAGCAAGCCGTTCGCCGAGCGCCGCATGGATCGCGGTATCCGCGACGCGCTGTCCGGCGTGGCGGTCAGCGACCTGGAGAGACGAGTAGGGGACTAGATGCCGAAGATGACGTTCATCCTGAAGGACGGGTCGCGCCAGGAGGTAGAGGCGCCGCTCGGTCTTTCCGTGCTCGAGATCGCCCATCGCAACGGCGTCGACATCGAGGGCGCCTGCGAGGGGTCGCTTGCCTGTTCGACCTGCCATGTCGTGGTCGACCAGGGCTGGTTCGACAAGCTCGCGCCGGCGAGCGAGGACGAGGAGGATATGCTCGACCTCGCCTTCGGC
This genomic interval carries:
- a CDS encoding cupin domain-containing protein; the encoded protein is MAEVAMRAGMTGKWLVSREQGASEVSVLSNVVEPGAAAPRHLHAYEEVILVEAGEIWVETGGTRKTAAAGQVVIIPPNAPHAWGSSGPVPARLLFIWPGLDPFAPGKSRYLEGEPPVVG
- a CDS encoding alpha/beta hydrolase, translating into MPDVMFTGPEGRLEGRYHQSQEEHAPIALILHPHPQYGGTMNHKVVFSLFHVFVNRGFSVLRFNTRGVGRSQGRFDNGMGELSDAAAALDWLQTMNADAKSCWIAGYSFGAWIGMQLLMRRPEIDCFISVAPPANSYDFGFLAPCPSSGLIVGAEKDEVVPLVDIQKLVALLSRQKGITIEAQTVKGANHFFHDSLDKLAVGVDKYVAKCLLEPPGRATSNKEP
- a CDS encoding Rrf2 family transcriptional regulator, translating into MKLSTKGRYAVMAMVDLARHAQAKPVSLSDIATRQEISLSYLEQLFARLRRAGLVKSVRGPGGGYRLARGSTETRVSEIILAVDEPISATRCTEMGAPGCRTDRSKCLTHDLWEELGNQIHTFLSSVTLHDVLERRLATRIVEAPLTPANSDSMAAAS
- a CDS encoding cysteine desulfurase, yielding MAAASAYLDHNATSPLRPAAFDAMVEALRASGNPSSVHRVGRSARARLDRARRQVADLVGALPAEVVFTSGGTEANNLVLAGCGRRRLLVSAVEHDSVLKAAVGAEILPVDGEGRIDLGQLEQRLTPSREPALVSVMFANNETGVLQPIAEVVRLARSVGALVHCDAVQGAGKVAVDLHGLGVDYLTLSAHKLGGPAGVGALVVRDGAPLMPDRIGGGQESNRRAGTENVAGIVGFGAATVEAKAGLATEGLRDHMEGALLDLAPGAYVFGAGAVRLPNTTCVSMPGVRAETQVMALDLAGVCVSAGAACSSGKVTRSAVLLAMGVAPAIAETAVRISLGWNSQASDIERLIAAWRDLYIRVGQSEIGKARAA
- a CDS encoding IscS subfamily cysteine desulfurase, producing MSAFTQIRRNDQPIYLDYQATTPMDPRVLEAMMPYFTHKFGNPHSRSHSYGWEAEEGVEKARGQVAKLIGADEKEVIFTSGATESNNLAIRGVAEFYKDRKNHVVTTVTEHKCVLDTCRHLEQSGFEVTYLPVQKNGLVDLDQLRAAITDNTVVVSIMAVNNEIGVIQPLAEIGKICREKKTFFHTDAAQAAGKIALDVEAMNIDLLSISGHKIYGPKGIGALYVRRKPRVRLVPLIVGGGQERGFRSGTLPAPLCVGLGEAAEICLREMDSEARRLKKLQERMLEGLRDKLPEIYVNGDLEQRIPGNLNISFAYVEGESLMMGIKGLSVSSGSACTSASLEPSYVLRALGVDEELAHTSLRIGLGRFTTEQEVDAAIDELVRHVTRLRQMSPLWEMAQEGIDLKSIEWAAH
- the iscU gene encoding Fe-S cluster assembly scaffold IscU; the encoded protein is MAYSEKLIDHYENPRNIGSLDKSAEDVGTGLVGAPACGDVMKLQIKVGPDGLIEDAKFKTFGCGSAIASSSLVTEWVKGKTVDEAETIKNTDIARHLALPPVKIHCSVLAEDAIKAAIADYRAKLAKKDESLPQRMHETPAAE
- a CDS encoding iron-sulfur cluster assembly accessory protein; the protein is MTVTPQAVERVKALIDGRGKPTAGIRIGVRTKGCSGLSYTLEFADKQEPMDEIVEAEGVKLLIDPKASLFLIGTVMDYEEEKLKSGFVFKNPNEKGRCGCGESFHV
- the hscB gene encoding Fe-S protein assembly co-chaperone HscB — encoded protein: MDHFARLGLPAALDLDATALDRAYFAAQRKWHPDRFAARPPEERARASIEAAALNDAYRTLKDPLARAVYLAQLRGVELPGDGKTIDDPELLMEAMEAREALQDAMTSEAVEALAAGVRDDMRRALDGLGGLFSANDGVAIKKALLRLRYLDKFADEARARRTNLEQART
- the hscA gene encoding Fe-S protein assembly chaperone HscA, with protein sequence MTLLEIHEPGETPLPHAGEGSLAVGIDLGTTNSVVAIAREGKPATLHDETGKALVPSVVAWPAAGGVLVGDAARLLMVREPKNAVASIKGLMGRGAGDLHAVAGVLPYEIEPGTGEIDMVKLRIGGKARSPVEISAEILKALRHRAEAALDKKIERAVITVPAYFDDAARTATRDAARVAGLEVLRLVNEPTAAALAYGLDKGAEGLYAVYDLGGGTFDFSLLRLEKGVFQVLATGGDTALGGDDFDRAIAERMLEERRRDGIGDRVDEGAVKAALALARTMKEQLSDRDQTSGRLELAGMPSFHALSRTEFEAMIGRYVTKTLDIARHVLADADMKPADVQGVVLVGGSTRVPLVRARVAEMIGRPPLVDIDPDEVVALGAALQAEALTGGSDTLLLDVAPLSLGLETMGGLVEKVVPRNTPIPVQIAQEFTTYQDGQTAMAIHVVQGEREMVDDCRSLARFELHGIPPMAAGAARIRVAFAVDADGLLTVSADEKTTGVAQRIEVKPSYGLSHDDMADMLYDSLEYAEEDIARRLLTEARVEGRRNLLALDAALQRDGELLSVDERLELDRARARLEEASNGDDRDAINAAAEALEALSKPFAERRMDRGIRDALSGVAVSDLERRVGD
- a CDS encoding ferredoxin family 2Fe-2S iron-sulfur cluster binding protein, which codes for MPKMTFILKDGSRQEVEAPLGLSVLEIAHRNGVDIEGACEGSLACSTCHVVVDQGWFDKLAPASEDEEDMLDLAFGLTHTSRLGCQIRMSNELDGLVVKLPAATRNMMVDK